A single genomic interval of Sebastes umbrosus isolate fSebUmb1 chromosome 11, fSebUmb1.pri, whole genome shotgun sequence harbors:
- the si:ch211-197h24.6 gene encoding uncharacterized protein si:ch211-197h24.6 isoform X3, which translates to MASLSKLLKGVTECVIGLQYVWEYRSPSKSVPPHYQCKLCAVSRLQHDMLAHVKGWKHSFRYLKKVHPDKVTQEEEDAVRDPSVRKAIKEVSAEVEKTEGRGQLKVILKEPCEVLAFKGLRSAIPKPMPPGPAPGMGLKGPPFGLSGPRFSEPRFPGEYPPQDGPLSDYPGGDYGEPGYGGFDYLSRQDSLDSGMDRRPYQGGIGGDFGSGGGRSGLLDDDQGRMHPDEYRGSQMGSSLMGRPMDKPLERPGLMGAAPESSNLSNTLLTYLDTFRIENESDAQLVLKVTQKLTDVLMEYRLRSVSTGGPSLSSFSMNSTSFSSTSSRLLGGTGDRFSSGLSGQSRYSDGPSRYYK; encoded by the exons ATGGCCTCTCTCAGCAAACTATTGAAAGGGGTCACCGAGTGTGTCATTG GTCTTCAGTATGTGTGGGAGTACCGCAGCCCCAGTAAATCTGTCCCGCCACACTACCAGTGTAAACTCTGCGCCGTCTCCCGCTTGCAGCACGACATGCTCGCCCACGTGAAGGGCTGGAAACACAGCTTCAGATACTTG AAAAAGGTCCACCCTGACAAGGTGAcccaggaagaggaggacgccGTCAGAGACCCTTCTGTAAGGAAGGCAATCAAAGAAGTCTCAGCCGAGGTGGAGAAGACAGAGGGGAGGGGACAGCTCAAG GTGATCCTGAAGGAGCCCTGTGAAGTACTGGCTTTCAAAGGACTAC GTTCTGCTATTCCTAAACCTATGCCTCCAGGACCAGCACCAGGGATGGGATTAAAGGGACCTCCCTTTG GTCTGTCAGGTCCCAGGTTCTCTGAGCCGAGGTTTCCAGGGGAGTATCCTCCTCAGGACGGTCCTCTCTCTGACTATCCAGGGGGAGACTATGGGGAGCCTGGCTACGGAGGATTTGATTACTTGAGCAGGCAGGACTCCCTCGACTCTGGTATGGATCGAAGACCTTACCAAGGTGGGATTGGAGGTGATTTTGGATCAGGTGGTGGAAGGAGTGGACTACTCGATGACGACCAAGGCAGAATGCATCCTGATGAGTACCGGGGCAGCCAGATGGGGAGCAGCTTAATGGGCAGACCAATGGACAAGCCACTGGAGAGGCCGGGCTTGATGGGAGCAGCTCCAGAAAGTAGCAACCTCTCTAACACACTACTCACTTACCTG gaTACTTTCCGGATAGAGAATGAGAGTGACGCACAGCTGGTGCTGAAGGTGACACAGAAACTAACAGATGTGCTGATGGAGTACAGACTGAGGAGTGTATCGACG GGCGGTCCTAGTCTGAGCAGCTTCTCAATGAACTCCACAAGCTTCTCCTCTACATCCTCCAGATTGCTCGGCGGTACTGGCGACCGATTCTCAAGTGGTCTCTCAG GTCAATCCAGGTACTCTGACGGTCCCTCCAGGTATTACAAATGA
- the si:ch211-197h24.6 gene encoding uncharacterized protein si:ch211-197h24.6 isoform X2 has translation MEAQASVNQLASKKNGPTQRRNARRKHPQHSADIVFSKGASIQTMASLSKLLKGVTECVIGLQYVWEYRSPSKSVPPHYQCKLCAVSRLQHDMLAHVKGWKHSFRYLKKVHPDKVTQEEEDAVRDPSVRKAIKEVSAEVEKTEGRGQLKVILKEPCEVLAFKGLRSAIPKPMPPGPAPGMGLKGPPFGLSGPRFSEPRFPGEYPPQDGPLSDYPGGDYGEPGYGGFDYLSRQDSLDSGMDRRPYQGGIGGDFGSGGGRSGLLDDDQGRMHPDEYRGSQMGSSLMGRPMDKPLERPGLMGAAPESSNLSNTLLTYLDTFRIENESDAQLVLKVTQKLTDVLMEYRLRSVSTGGPSLSSFSMNSTSFSSTSSRLLGGTGDRFSSGLSGQSRYSDGPSRYYK, from the exons AGAAAGCATCCGCAGCATTCTGCTGATATAG TATTCTCCAAAGGGGCATCGATCCAGACCATGGCCTCTCTCAGCAAACTATTGAAAGGGGTCACCGAGTGTGTCATTG GTCTTCAGTATGTGTGGGAGTACCGCAGCCCCAGTAAATCTGTCCCGCCACACTACCAGTGTAAACTCTGCGCCGTCTCCCGCTTGCAGCACGACATGCTCGCCCACGTGAAGGGCTGGAAACACAGCTTCAGATACTTG AAAAAGGTCCACCCTGACAAGGTGAcccaggaagaggaggacgccGTCAGAGACCCTTCTGTAAGGAAGGCAATCAAAGAAGTCTCAGCCGAGGTGGAGAAGACAGAGGGGAGGGGACAGCTCAAG GTGATCCTGAAGGAGCCCTGTGAAGTACTGGCTTTCAAAGGACTAC GTTCTGCTATTCCTAAACCTATGCCTCCAGGACCAGCACCAGGGATGGGATTAAAGGGACCTCCCTTTG GTCTGTCAGGTCCCAGGTTCTCTGAGCCGAGGTTTCCAGGGGAGTATCCTCCTCAGGACGGTCCTCTCTCTGACTATCCAGGGGGAGACTATGGGGAGCCTGGCTACGGAGGATTTGATTACTTGAGCAGGCAGGACTCCCTCGACTCTGGTATGGATCGAAGACCTTACCAAGGTGGGATTGGAGGTGATTTTGGATCAGGTGGTGGAAGGAGTGGACTACTCGATGACGACCAAGGCAGAATGCATCCTGATGAGTACCGGGGCAGCCAGATGGGGAGCAGCTTAATGGGCAGACCAATGGACAAGCCACTGGAGAGGCCGGGCTTGATGGGAGCAGCTCCAGAAAGTAGCAACCTCTCTAACACACTACTCACTTACCTG gaTACTTTCCGGATAGAGAATGAGAGTGACGCACAGCTGGTGCTGAAGGTGACACAGAAACTAACAGATGTGCTGATGGAGTACAGACTGAGGAGTGTATCGACG GGCGGTCCTAGTCTGAGCAGCTTCTCAATGAACTCCACAAGCTTCTCCTCTACATCCTCCAGATTGCTCGGCGGTACTGGCGACCGATTCTCAAGTGGTCTCTCAG GTCAATCCAGGTACTCTGACGGTCCCTCCAGGTATTACAAATGA
- the si:ch211-197h24.6 gene encoding uncharacterized protein si:ch211-197h24.6 isoform X1, producing the protein MLGTAEEMEAQASVNQLASKKNGPTQRRNARRKHPQHSADIVFSKGASIQTMASLSKLLKGVTECVIGLQYVWEYRSPSKSVPPHYQCKLCAVSRLQHDMLAHVKGWKHSFRYLKKVHPDKVTQEEEDAVRDPSVRKAIKEVSAEVEKTEGRGQLKVILKEPCEVLAFKGLRSAIPKPMPPGPAPGMGLKGPPFGLSGPRFSEPRFPGEYPPQDGPLSDYPGGDYGEPGYGGFDYLSRQDSLDSGMDRRPYQGGIGGDFGSGGGRSGLLDDDQGRMHPDEYRGSQMGSSLMGRPMDKPLERPGLMGAAPESSNLSNTLLTYLDTFRIENESDAQLVLKVTQKLTDVLMEYRLRSVSTGGPSLSSFSMNSTSFSSTSSRLLGGTGDRFSSGLSGQSRYSDGPSRYYK; encoded by the exons AGAAAGCATCCGCAGCATTCTGCTGATATAG TATTCTCCAAAGGGGCATCGATCCAGACCATGGCCTCTCTCAGCAAACTATTGAAAGGGGTCACCGAGTGTGTCATTG GTCTTCAGTATGTGTGGGAGTACCGCAGCCCCAGTAAATCTGTCCCGCCACACTACCAGTGTAAACTCTGCGCCGTCTCCCGCTTGCAGCACGACATGCTCGCCCACGTGAAGGGCTGGAAACACAGCTTCAGATACTTG AAAAAGGTCCACCCTGACAAGGTGAcccaggaagaggaggacgccGTCAGAGACCCTTCTGTAAGGAAGGCAATCAAAGAAGTCTCAGCCGAGGTGGAGAAGACAGAGGGGAGGGGACAGCTCAAG GTGATCCTGAAGGAGCCCTGTGAAGTACTGGCTTTCAAAGGACTAC GTTCTGCTATTCCTAAACCTATGCCTCCAGGACCAGCACCAGGGATGGGATTAAAGGGACCTCCCTTTG GTCTGTCAGGTCCCAGGTTCTCTGAGCCGAGGTTTCCAGGGGAGTATCCTCCTCAGGACGGTCCTCTCTCTGACTATCCAGGGGGAGACTATGGGGAGCCTGGCTACGGAGGATTTGATTACTTGAGCAGGCAGGACTCCCTCGACTCTGGTATGGATCGAAGACCTTACCAAGGTGGGATTGGAGGTGATTTTGGATCAGGTGGTGGAAGGAGTGGACTACTCGATGACGACCAAGGCAGAATGCATCCTGATGAGTACCGGGGCAGCCAGATGGGGAGCAGCTTAATGGGCAGACCAATGGACAAGCCACTGGAGAGGCCGGGCTTGATGGGAGCAGCTCCAGAAAGTAGCAACCTCTCTAACACACTACTCACTTACCTG gaTACTTTCCGGATAGAGAATGAGAGTGACGCACAGCTGGTGCTGAAGGTGACACAGAAACTAACAGATGTGCTGATGGAGTACAGACTGAGGAGTGTATCGACG GGCGGTCCTAGTCTGAGCAGCTTCTCAATGAACTCCACAAGCTTCTCCTCTACATCCTCCAGATTGCTCGGCGGTACTGGCGACCGATTCTCAAGTGGTCTCTCAG GTCAATCCAGGTACTCTGACGGTCCCTCCAGGTATTACAAATGA